A genomic region of Sphaerochaeta sp. contains the following coding sequences:
- the rpmB gene encoding 50S ribosomal protein L28: MARRCDICGKGTQFGQIVTHKGQAKKKGGVGQHIGVCSKREFRPNLVTVKALVDGKPKTLKVCTRCLRSGLVEKRV; the protein is encoded by the coding sequence ATGGCACGGAGATGTGATATTTGTGGAAAAGGCACTCAGTTCGGACAGATCGTAACCCACAAGGGACAGGCTAAGAAGAAGGGTGGTGTCGGTCAGCACATCGGCGTTTGCAGCAAGCGTGAATTCCGTCCCAATCTCGTGACGGTGAAAGCCCTTGTCGACGGCAAGCCGAAGACACTGAAAGTATGCACCCGCTGCCTGCGCAGCGGCTTGGTGGAAAAGCGCGTCTGA
- the thrA gene encoding bifunctional aspartate kinase/homoserine dehydrogenase I — protein sequence MGSFLYHGKNENLEGIVKDIRLHSVESSALVSKEGCGRLCRIVREGKEQHCVFVLSVMRSLDYEMGSLLESAKNHDERLWSSLEKRSEEWSSLVDSLLDRDGAVMVSQRIKQGFSDIEDLLKAIWLTGYVSSGSVNFVDKLLSSWMADIICHYFVLSGCGDADIASYDQVVAHPVTKTRALFVYGILSQEDVEEKTAQLAPLFEASGVTFWNTKGLLRTADINEVPSAKVITHLSYVEATELSFFGAPIIHPHALLPAMQAGIDVCLRSWYEEENPGTVVSTRQDGGESPVGVRGFSIIHHIALINVEGAGMSGVRLIASRLFTALGEVGISVILITQASSEYSICFAVMDSEAELACRTARTVFSKELEGGQIHQVESESDCAILAAVGQEMKSQIGIAGKFFSSLAKAKVNIRAIAQGSSESNISVVIKSDDSTRALRALHAGFFLSMQAISVGLIGPGNIGGTLLDQIAQQKERLNQQFGLDIRIRAIANSKRMLLNDEGVDLDHWRDELAKATEPFDMNKFVTHVGVTYFPHSAIVDCTTSASIAEEYVNFLSHGIHVITPNKKAGTAPYPYYAKIFQTCVKTGSRFLYETTVGAALPVICTLKDLVQTGDRVHRIEGIVSGTLAWLFNNYDGTTPFSDLVRKAKELGYTEPDPRDDLSGMDVGRKTVILARELGFHTEVTDIPIESLVPKEMRGMSLEVFMKNLSLLDEPMKKRYEAAAKKGMRLRYVGFVDEQGQCQASLREYPFDHPFSQATGTDNVILFSTDRYLEQPLVIKGPGAGRDVTAGGVFSDLLRLGAYLGARI from the coding sequence GTGGGCTCTTTTTTGTATCATGGCAAGAACGAAAACCTGGAGGGAATCGTGAAGGATATCCGGCTTCACAGTGTGGAAAGTTCCGCGTTGGTGTCCAAAGAGGGATGCGGCCGCCTGTGCCGCATTGTGCGTGAAGGGAAGGAACAACACTGCGTGTTCGTGTTGTCTGTAATGCGATCCCTGGACTATGAGATGGGGTCGCTTCTGGAAAGCGCCAAAAACCATGATGAACGACTCTGGTCCTCGTTGGAAAAACGCAGTGAGGAATGGTCCTCTTTGGTAGACAGCTTGCTGGATCGGGACGGCGCCGTGATGGTTTCCCAACGCATCAAGCAAGGCTTTTCTGATATCGAGGATCTTTTAAAGGCCATCTGGCTGACCGGATACGTATCCAGCGGATCGGTCAACTTTGTCGACAAGTTGCTCTCTTCCTGGATGGCGGACATCATCTGCCATTATTTTGTGCTTTCCGGCTGTGGAGACGCGGATATCGCTTCTTATGACCAGGTCGTCGCCCATCCGGTGACGAAAACGCGCGCGTTGTTCGTCTATGGGATTCTCTCACAGGAAGACGTTGAGGAGAAAACAGCCCAGCTTGCCCCACTTTTCGAAGCAAGCGGGGTGACATTCTGGAACACCAAAGGATTGCTCCGGACCGCGGACATCAATGAGGTGCCTTCCGCCAAGGTGATTACCCATCTGTCCTATGTGGAAGCGACGGAACTGTCGTTCTTCGGCGCTCCCATCATCCATCCCCACGCATTGCTGCCCGCCATGCAGGCAGGGATTGACGTATGCCTGCGCTCCTGGTACGAGGAAGAAAACCCCGGGACGGTGGTCAGTACCCGGCAGGATGGCGGAGAATCACCGGTAGGAGTGCGAGGCTTCTCTATCATCCACCACATCGCGTTGATCAACGTGGAAGGAGCCGGCATGAGCGGCGTCCGCTTGATCGCCAGCCGGCTGTTCACCGCTCTGGGCGAAGTGGGAATCTCCGTCATTTTGATCACCCAGGCGTCCAGTGAGTATTCCATCTGTTTTGCCGTGATGGACAGTGAGGCGGAGCTTGCCTGCCGTACCGCCCGAACGGTGTTCTCCAAGGAATTGGAGGGCGGACAGATCCACCAGGTGGAAAGCGAATCGGATTGCGCCATCCTTGCCGCCGTCGGCCAGGAGATGAAGAGCCAGATCGGTATTGCCGGAAAGTTCTTCTCCTCCCTTGCCAAGGCCAAGGTCAACATTCGCGCCATCGCCCAGGGATCCAGTGAAAGCAACATCAGCGTCGTCATTAAAAGCGACGATTCCACCCGCGCGCTCCGCGCCCTGCACGCCGGATTCTTCCTGTCCATGCAGGCTATTTCGGTGGGCTTGATCGGTCCAGGGAACATCGGCGGAACGTTGCTTGACCAGATCGCCCAGCAGAAGGAACGGCTCAACCAACAGTTCGGCCTGGACATCCGTATCCGCGCCATCGCCAATTCCAAGCGGATGCTGCTGAATGACGAAGGGGTTGACCTTGACCATTGGAGAGATGAACTGGCCAAAGCCACCGAACCGTTTGACATGAATAAATTCGTCACCCATGTCGGCGTGACGTACTTCCCGCACAGCGCCATCGTGGACTGCACAACCAGCGCGTCCATCGCCGAAGAGTATGTCAACTTTCTTTCCCATGGCATCCACGTCATCACGCCGAACAAGAAGGCGGGGACGGCCCCGTATCCGTATTACGCCAAGATTTTCCAAACCTGCGTGAAGACGGGAAGCAGATTCCTGTATGAAACCACCGTAGGGGCTGCGCTCCCTGTGATCTGCACGCTGAAGGATCTGGTGCAGACCGGCGACCGGGTACACCGCATCGAGGGAATTGTCAGCGGCACGTTGGCATGGTTGTTCAACAACTATGACGGCACCACACCGTTTTCAGACCTGGTGCGCAAGGCGAAGGAGTTGGGATACACCGAGCCGGATCCCCGGGATGATCTGTCCGGGATGGATGTCGGCAGGAAGACAGTCATCCTTGCCAGGGAACTGGGATTCCATACCGAAGTGACGGACATCCCCATCGAGAGTCTTGTCCCCAAGGAAATGCGCGGGATGTCGCTGGAAGTGTTCATGAAGAATCTTTCCTTGTTGGATGAGCCGATGAAGAAGCGGTACGAAGCGGCGGCGAAGAAGGGCATGCGGCTCCGGTATGTGGGGTTCGTTGATGAACAAGGGCAGTGTCAGGCTTCCCTGAGGGAATACCCCTTTGATCATCCGTTCTCCCAGGCCACCGGTACGGATAACGTGATCCTGTTCTCCACCGACCGGTATCTTGAGCAACCGTTGGTCATCAAAGGACCGGGAGCGGGGAGGGATGTCACCGCCGGTGGCGTCTTCTCCGATCTGCTCCGGCTCGGCGCCTATTTGGGCGCGCGTATCTGA